From Terriglobales bacterium, a single genomic window includes:
- a CDS encoding metallopeptidase family protein: MTRERFAAVVGDVLDHLPELFRRRIHNVAVLVEDYPPAQRPRPHAPRPRAGAPRELLLGIFAGVPRTQKSVFQAAAGPDHIVLYQKNIEAICGSEAEVRQQIRRTLLHELGHYFGMTEEELRDL, translated from the coding sequence ATGACGCGCGAGCGCTTTGCCGCGGTGGTGGGAGACGTGCTCGACCATCTCCCCGAACTCTTCCGCCGGCGCATCCACAACGTGGCGGTGCTGGTGGAGGACTATCCGCCCGCGCAGCGTCCGCGCCCGCACGCTCCCCGCCCGCGCGCCGGCGCCCCCCGCGAGCTGCTGCTGGGGATCTTCGCGGGCGTGCCGCGCACCCAGAAGAGCGTCTTCCAGGCGGCCGCCGGCCCCGACCACATCGTGCTCTACCAGAAGAACATCGAGGCCATCTGCGGCAGCGAGGCGGAGGTGCGCCAGCAGATCCGCCGCACCCTGCTGCACGAATTGGGACACTACTTCGGCATGACGGAAGAAGAACTGCGTGACCTGTGA